The proteins below come from a single Acinonyx jubatus isolate Ajub_Pintada_27869175 chromosome A1, VMU_Ajub_asm_v1.0, whole genome shotgun sequence genomic window:
- the LOC106984863 gene encoding prostaglandin reductase 1-like encodes MVYAKSRTLKKHVEGSPPGGNLELKTVELPPFNNGEVLLQALLLAGDPYLGVAAKRLKEGDAMTWQQVVRTVESKNSAFPTGTMVVASSGWTTHSISDGKDLEKLPAEWPDILTTKQ; translated from the coding sequence ATGGTTTATGCTAAGAGCCGGACCCTGAAGAAGCACGTCGAAGGCAGCCCCCCTGGTGGTAACTTGGAGTTGAAGACAGTTGAACTCCCACCCTTCAACAACGGAGAGGTCCTGCTGCAAGCTTTGCTCCTCGCTGGGGATCCTTACCTGGGAGTGGCAGCCAAACGACTGAAGGAGGGTGATGCGATGACGTGGCAGCAAGTGGTCAGAACTGTGGAAAGTAAAAACTCAGCCTTCCCAACAGGAACTATGGTAGTGGCTTCTTCAGGCTGGACAACTCACTCCATTTCTGATGGGAAAGATCTGGAAAAACTGCCTGCAGAGTGGCCAGACATTTTAACCACAAAACAGTAG